One window of the Candidatus Methylomirabilota bacterium genome contains the following:
- a CDS encoding ABC transporter ATP-binding protein yields MAVVVSDLARPLLSVNNIEVIYDHVILVLKGVSLRVPEEGIVALLGANGAGKSTTLKAISGLLRTERGEVTKGGVELSGEPIHRREASEVVRRGIVQVMEGRHVFEHLTVEENLLTGGYIRRNGQFLKRDLDLVYTYFPRLRERRSVRAGYVSGGEQQMLAIGRALMAHPRLMLLDEPSMGLAPMLVQEIFEIVGRLNREEKVAVLLAEQNANMALRFAQYVYVMENGRIVLDGDVKAISENEDIKEFYLGLSGVGQRKSYRDVKHYKRRKRWLS; encoded by the coding sequence GTGGCCGTCGTCGTGAGCGACCTCGCCCGCCCGCTGCTCTCGGTGAACAACATCGAGGTGATCTACGATCACGTGATCCTCGTGTTGAAGGGCGTGTCGCTCCGGGTCCCCGAGGAGGGCATCGTGGCCCTCCTCGGGGCCAACGGCGCCGGCAAGAGCACCACATTGAAGGCCATCTCCGGCCTCCTGCGCACCGAGCGCGGCGAGGTGACCAAGGGCGGGGTCGAGTTGTCGGGAGAGCCGATCCATCGGCGCGAGGCCTCCGAGGTCGTCCGCCGCGGGATCGTCCAGGTGATGGAGGGGCGCCACGTCTTCGAGCACCTGACCGTGGAGGAGAACCTCCTCACCGGCGGCTACATCCGGCGAAACGGCCAGTTTCTCAAGCGCGACCTCGACCTGGTCTACACCTACTTTCCGCGGCTGCGCGAGCGGCGCTCCGTACGGGCCGGCTACGTCTCGGGCGGCGAGCAGCAGATGCTCGCGATCGGCCGCGCCCTCATGGCCCATCCCCGGCTGATGCTGCTGGACGAGCCTTCGATGGGGCTGGCCCCCATGCTGGTGCAGGAGATCTTCGAGATCGTGGGGCGGCTCAATCGCGAGGAGAAGGTCGCGGTGCTGCTCGCCGAGCAGAACGCGAACATGGCGCTGCGCTTCGCCCAGTACGTGTACGTGATGGAGAACGGCCGCATCGTGCTGGACGGCGACGTGAAGGCGATCAGCGAGAACGAGGACATCAAGGAGTTCTACCTCGGGCTGTCCGGCGTCGGACAGCGGAAGAGCTACCGCGACGTGAAGCACTACAAGCGTCGCAAGCGGTGGCTCTCGTGA